The following coding sequences are from one Saccopteryx bilineata isolate mSacBil1 chromosome 3, mSacBil1_pri_phased_curated, whole genome shotgun sequence window:
- the TMEM201 gene encoding transmembrane protein 201: MEGVSALLARCPTAGLAGGLGVTACAAAGVLLYRIARRTKPTHTTVNCWFCDQDTVVPYGNRNCWDCPHCEQYNGFQENGDYNKPIPAQYLEHLNHVVSSAPSPHATATATPPQQWVSSQVLLCRRCSHHQTTKVKQLAAFSPRDESRYDEEIEVYRHHLEQIYKLCRPCQAAVEHYIKHQNRQLRALLLSHQFKRREADQGHTQSFCSSAVKAPVQVIVLRALAFLACAFLLATTLYGTSDPFAPGVTLPPALPGGNGSATPDNGTAPGAEGWRQLLGLLPEHVAEKLREAWAFGRNHRIGVVVLGLLTCLLAMLLAGRIRLRRIDAFSTCLWALLLGLHLAEQYLQAASPSWLDTLKLSAMSLCCLVGFTAAVATRKAMGPRRFRPRRYLPGDSAGLFPMCPGLAIPCPSVTGSSPSLFLPTPAPRFLPLGSQQLFRSPRRASPSSLPGRLSRALSLGTIPSLTRADSGYLFSGSRPPSQVSRSAEVPVSDYFSLLAGSCPSPLPSPAPSVASSVASSSGSLRHRRPLISPARLNLKGQKLLLFPSLPGEAPSTPSSSDEHLPHNGSLFSVEPPQVPQRQPAQDMKHTVDMRSMPERASACGSRSIKKEDDSSQSSTCVVDTTTRGCSEEAAAWRGHFGPSLVQGLLAVSLAANALFTSAYLYQSLR; encoded by the exons ATGGAGGGAGTGAGCGCGCTGCTGGCCCGCTGCCCCACGGCCGGCCTGGCCGGCGGCCTGGGGGTCACGGCGTGCGCCGCGGCCGGCGTGCTACTCTACCGGATCGCGCGGAG GACGAAGCCGACGCACACCACAGTCAACTGCTGGTTCTGCGACCAAGACACAGTGGTGCCCTACGGGAACCGCAACTGTTGGGACTGCCCCCACTGTGAGCAGTACAATGGCTTCCAGGAG aaTGGCGACTACAACAAGCCAATCCCCGCTCAGTACTTGGAGCACCTGAACCACGTGGTGAGCAGCGCGCCCAGCCCCcacgccaccgccaccgccacgCCGCCACAGCAGTGGGTGAGCAGCCAGGTGCTGCTGTGCAGGAGGTGCAGCCACCACCAGACCACCAAGGTCAAGCAGCTGGCCGCCTTCTCGCCTCGCGATGAG AGCAGGTACGACGAGGAGATCGAAGTGTACCGGCACCACCTGGAGCAGATATACAAGCTCTGCCGGCCGTGCCAGGCGGCCGTGGAGCACTACATCAAGCACCAGAACCGCCAGCTGCGCGCCCTACTGCTCAGCCACCAGTTCAAGCGCCGGGAGGCAGACCAGGGCCACACGCAG AGCTTCTGTTCATCCGCGGTGAAGGCCCCAGTCCAGGTCATCGTGCTCCGTGCCCTCGCCTTCCTGGCCTGTGCCTTCCTGCTGGCCACCACACTGTATGGCACCAGTGACCCCTTTGCCCCAGGGGTCACCCTGCCCCCAGCTTTGCCGGGTGGCAATGGCTCAGCCACTCCTGACAACGGCACTGCCCCTGGGGCTGAGGGCTGGCGGCAGCTGCTGGGCCTGCTgcctgagcacgtggcagagaaGCTGCGAGAGGCCTGGGCCTTTGGGCGGAACCACCGCATCGGCGTTGTGGTGCTGGGCCTGCTCACCTGCCTGCTGGCCATGCTGCTGGCCGGCCGGATCAG GCTCCGGAGGATTGACGCCTTCTCCACCTGCCTGTGGGCCCTGCTGCTGGGGCTGCACCTGGCTGAGCAGTACCTGCAGGCCGCCTCGCCCAGCTGGCTGGACACGCTCAAGCTCAGCGCCATGTCCCTGTGCTGCCTGGTGGGCTTCACGGCGGCTGTGGCCACGAGGAAGGCTATGGGCCCGCGGAGGTTTCGGCCCCGAAG GTACCTGCCCGGAGACTCTGCCGGCCTTttccccatgtgccctggcctggccaTACCCTGCCCGAGCGTCACAGGCTCTTCGCCGTCTCTGTTCCTCCCAACCCCGGCGCCCAGGTTCCTGCCCCTGGGCAGCCAGCAGCTGTTCCGGTCTCCCCGACGGGCCTCACCCTCCTCACTGCCAGGCCGCCTCAGCCGGGCCCTCTCGCTAGGAACCATACCCTCTCTGACCCGTGCAG ACTCGGGGTATCTGTTCAGTGGGAGTCGCCCGCCGTCTCAGGTGTCTCGATCTGCGGAGGTTCCTGTTTCAG ATTACTTCTCTCTGCTGGCGGGAAGCTGCCCCTCCCCGCTCCCCTCCCCTGCGCCCTCCGTGGCCAGCTCGGTGGCCTCCAGCTCCGGCTCTCTGCGCCACCGCAGGCCCCTCATCAGCCCTGCCCGACTCAACCTGAAGGGGCAGAAGCTGCTGCTCTTCCCGTCGCTCCCTGGGGAGGCCCCCAGCACCCCCAGCAGCTCAGACGAACACCTGCCCCACAACGGCAGCCTCTTCAGCGTCGAGCCACCCCAGGTCCCACAGAGGCAGCCGGCTCAGGACATGAAGCACACTGTGG ACATGAGGTCCATGCCGGAGAGAGCCAGCGCCTGCGGCAGCCGCTCCATCAAGAAGGAGGACGACTCATCTCAGTCGTCCACCTGTGTGGTGGACACCACCACCAGGGGCTGCTCAGAGGAGGCTGCTGCCTGGAGAG GTCATTTCGGCCCCTCACTGGTCCAGGGCCTTCTGGCCGTGAGCTTGGCTGCCAACGCCCTCTTCACCTCAGCCTACTTGTACCAGAGCCTGCGCTGA